A portion of the Candidatus Woesearchaeota archaeon genome contains these proteins:
- a CDS encoding 4-vinyl reductase: MLSNFLKKLMFARQFEMNEGKIEILGIRQNMFSTEFFVNLQENHAKEISKAIMDSTRNEMRIYAKQLDVDKKSIIKYVPELFNLFGLGKIEIVDADFAKKKAIIKVHESPLVQSYKKIKECVVTGSVLAGMMGFCFDKDLEYEEKNCMSKGDTSCQFILK, translated from the coding sequence TGTTCGCGAGGCAGTTCGAGATGAACGAGGGCAAGATAGAGATACTCGGCATCAGGCAGAACATGTTCAGCACAGAATTCTTCGTCAACCTCCAGGAAAACCATGCAAAAGAGATAAGCAAGGCAATCATGGACAGCACAAGGAATGAGATGAGGATATACGCGAAGCAGCTTGACGTCGACAAGAAGAGCATCATAAAATATGTCCCTGAGCTCTTCAACCTGTTCGGCCTCGGCAAGATAGAGATAGTGGATGCAGATTTCGCAAAGAAAAAGGCCATAATCAAGGTGCACGAGAGCCCGCTTGTCCAGAGCTACAAGAAGATAAAGGAATGCGTCGTGACCGGATCAGTGCTTGCCGGGATGATGGGATTCTGCTTTGACAAGGATCTTGAATATGAGGAAAAGAACTGCATGTCAAAAGGGGATACGTCCTGCCAGTTCATACTCAAATGA